From the Deltaproteobacteria bacterium PRO3 genome, one window contains:
- a CDS encoding branched-chain amino acid transaminase: MVQKVEKIWLDGKMIPWDEANVHVLTHTLHYGLGVFEGIRCYEGEDGKSAIFRLQEHIDRLYDSAHILLMEIPFPKAELLEACKEIFRVNKLKAGYLRPLVFVGDGEMGLHATSNRIRVAVIAWPWGTYLGDEGVKHGIRAKVSSYTRHHINATMTKSKAVANYVNSILAKREAMLAGYEETVMLDPEGYVSEASGENLFMVKNGKVVTPLTTSALQGITRDTVIELLKDRGIAVKETHFSRDELYIADEIFLTGTAAEITPVRELDHRKIGSGKPGPITQQVQKDFHDLVRGKSSKHREWLAFL, encoded by the coding sequence ATGGTTCAAAAAGTAGAAAAAATCTGGCTCGACGGAAAAATGATCCCCTGGGACGAAGCCAACGTGCACGTCCTGACGCATACCCTGCACTACGGACTGGGCGTCTTCGAGGGCATCCGCTGCTACGAGGGCGAGGACGGCAAAAGCGCGATCTTCCGCCTGCAAGAGCACATCGACCGTCTCTACGACTCGGCCCACATCCTGTTGATGGAGATCCCCTTTCCCAAGGCCGAACTCCTCGAGGCCTGCAAAGAGATCTTCCGCGTCAACAAGCTGAAGGCCGGCTACCTGCGGCCCCTGGTCTTCGTCGGCGACGGCGAGATGGGCTTGCACGCCACCAGCAACCGGATCCGCGTAGCCGTCATCGCCTGGCCCTGGGGCACCTACCTGGGTGACGAGGGCGTGAAGCACGGCATCCGCGCCAAGGTCTCCAGCTACACCCGCCACCACATCAACGCCACGATGACCAAAAGCAAGGCGGTGGCCAACTACGTCAACTCCATCCTCGCCAAGCGCGAGGCCATGCTGGCCGGCTACGAAGAAACCGTGATGCTCGACCCCGAGGGCTACGTCTCCGAGGCCAGCGGCGAAAATCTCTTCATGGTGAAGAACGGCAAGGTCGTCACGCCGCTGACCACCAGCGCCCTACAGGGCATCACCCGCGACACCGTGATCGAGCTGCTCAAAGACCGCGGCATCGCGGTCAAAGAGACCCACTTCTCCCGCGACGAGCTCTATATCGCCGACGAGATCTTCCTCACCGGCACCGCCGCCGAGATCACCCCGGTGCGCGAGCTGGACCATCGCAAGATCGGCTCGGGCAAACCGGGCCCGATCACGCAGCAGGTGCAGAAGGATTTTCACGATTTGGTGCGGGGCAAGAGCTCCAAGCACCGAGAGTGGCTGGCCTTCCTGTAG
- the uvrC gene encoding excinuclease ABC subunit UvrC codes for MAAKKYQILEGRKSLCYGGPMSEAKADIKLEELPKSPGVYLMKNAKGEVLYVGKASNLRARVGSYFGKEAHDRYQVRFLISKVASVETVLTDNAKEALLLENTLIKKHRPRYNIDLKDDKSYVSLKLSVRDEFPRIYVTRRLKKDGSLYFGPYSSAWACREVAEFIEAHFKLRTCGDHEFRNRVRPCLQYQIKRCDAPCVGYVDAEAYGKVVRQVRLFLEGKSGELKKIVGDLMQGAAEREAYEEAARYRDLLRDIDRTLEKQKVVSHRAVTRDVLGMHREGEALSLYLMMVREGSLQENRSFHFKSHEEDAEVLASFLLQYYAEGRFIPAEILLPVELPEAASLAEILGERAGRKVELLLPRRGEKSALLKLAGQNAKQAFLSRDRKQKDTEEVLADLQARLGLQKLPQAIECYDISNFQGRESVGSMVTFREGKPYRQGYRHFKIKTVEGANDFASMYEVLTRRLRRAAEGEEAWALPDLIVIDGGKGQLNAAAQALRDLEIVGVDLIALAKSKLLGETWRDEAPPEAPRSRSEERVFLPNRKNPVFFPPNSSALFVLVQIRDEAHRFGIEFHRKLRKRRTLDSALEQVPGIGEARRKKLLHHFGSLKRIRAASAEEIATAIGVSMELAQRLQGALGEEEI; via the coding sequence ATGGCCGCGAAAAAATATCAGATCTTGGAAGGAAGGAAATCTCTTTGTTATGGTGGCCCTATGTCCGAGGCCAAGGCCGACATCAAGCTCGAAGAGCTTCCCAAATCCCCTGGCGTCTACCTGATGAAAAACGCCAAGGGCGAGGTGCTCTACGTGGGGAAGGCGAGCAACCTGCGCGCGCGGGTGGGGAGCTATTTCGGCAAGGAGGCCCATGACCGCTACCAGGTGCGTTTCCTGATCTCCAAGGTCGCCTCCGTCGAGACCGTCCTTACCGACAACGCCAAGGAGGCCCTGCTCCTCGAGAATACGCTCATCAAGAAGCACCGGCCGCGCTACAACATCGACCTGAAAGACGACAAGAGCTACGTCAGCCTCAAGCTTTCGGTGCGCGACGAGTTTCCGCGGATCTACGTCACCCGGAGGCTCAAGAAGGACGGCAGCCTCTACTTCGGCCCCTATTCCTCGGCCTGGGCCTGCCGGGAAGTGGCCGAGTTCATCGAGGCGCACTTCAAGCTGCGCACCTGCGGCGACCACGAGTTCCGCAACCGGGTGCGTCCCTGCCTTCAGTACCAGATCAAGCGCTGCGACGCGCCCTGCGTGGGTTATGTCGATGCCGAGGCCTACGGGAAGGTGGTGCGCCAGGTGCGGCTCTTCCTCGAGGGCAAGAGCGGCGAACTGAAGAAAATCGTCGGCGATCTAATGCAAGGCGCCGCCGAGCGCGAGGCCTACGAGGAGGCCGCCCGCTACCGCGACCTGCTGCGCGACATCGACCGGACCCTCGAGAAGCAGAAGGTGGTCAGCCACCGGGCCGTCACCCGCGACGTGCTGGGCATGCACCGCGAGGGCGAGGCGCTTTCCCTATATCTCATGATGGTGCGGGAGGGGAGCCTGCAGGAAAACCGCAGCTTCCACTTCAAGTCCCACGAGGAGGACGCGGAGGTTCTGGCCTCCTTCCTGCTGCAGTATTATGCGGAGGGGCGCTTCATCCCCGCCGAGATCCTATTGCCGGTCGAATTGCCGGAGGCCGCCAGCCTGGCCGAGATCCTGGGCGAGCGCGCCGGGCGCAAGGTCGAGCTCTTGCTCCCGCGTCGCGGCGAGAAGTCGGCCCTGTTGAAATTGGCCGGACAGAACGCCAAGCAGGCCTTCCTGAGCCGCGACCGCAAGCAAAAAGACACCGAGGAGGTGCTCGCCGACCTGCAGGCCCGCCTGGGGCTGCAAAAGCTGCCGCAGGCCATCGAGTGCTACGACATCAGCAATTTTCAGGGGCGCGAGTCGGTGGGCTCGATGGTGACCTTCCGCGAGGGCAAGCCCTACCGGCAGGGCTACCGCCACTTCAAGATCAAGACGGTGGAGGGGGCCAACGACTTCGCCTCGATGTACGAGGTCCTGACGCGGCGCCTGCGCCGCGCGGCGGAAGGCGAGGAGGCCTGGGCCTTGCCGGACCTGATCGTCATCGACGGCGGGAAGGGACAGCTGAACGCCGCCGCCCAGGCCCTGCGCGACCTCGAGATCGTCGGCGTCGACCTGATCGCGCTGGCGAAGAGCAAGCTCTTGGGCGAGACCTGGCGGGACGAGGCGCCGCCGGAGGCCCCGCGCTCGCGCAGCGAGGAGCGTGTCTTTCTGCCTAACCGCAAGAACCCGGTCTTCTTTCCGCCAAATTCCTCCGCGCTCTTCGTCCTGGTACAGATCCGCGACGAGGCGCATCGCTTCGGCATCGAGTTCCACCGCAAGCTGCGCAAGCGCCGCACCCTCGACTCGGCCCTCGAGCAGGTGCCGGGCATCGGCGAGGCGCGGCGGAAGAAGCTCCTGCATCACTTCGGCAGCCTGAAGCGCATCCGGGCGGCCTCCGCAGAGGAGATCGCGACCGCGATCGGCGTCTCGATGGAGCTGGCCCAGCGCCTCCAAGGCGCCCTCGGCGAAGAGGAAATCTAA